Proteins from a genomic interval of Salvelinus alpinus chromosome 7, SLU_Salpinus.1, whole genome shotgun sequence:
- the LOC139580688 gene encoding WD repeat domain phosphoinositide-interacting protein 1-like, translating into MEDRETFDGPGGPQDMISSSFNQDTTSLSVGTKSGYRLFSVTSVDKMDCIHEGAECPDVYIVERLFSSSLVVVVSLSMPRRMNVYHFKRGTEICNYSYSNNILSVRLNRQRLVVCLEESVYIHNIKDMKLLKTLLNIPHNPSGLCALSVSHGNSYLAYPGSQTIGEIMVYDANNLSTVTMIPAHDSPLAALTFNASGTKLASASERGTVIRVFTIPEGQRLFEFRRGMKRYVSISSLSFSSDAQFLCASSNTETVHIFKLEHHSPSREGECPTWGAYVGKMFTAASTYLPSQVSDIMHQDRAFATVRLNMFGLKNICALATVQKLPRLLVASSDGHIYIYNIDTQERGECVLVRKHRLFEGDKEPQEEQQEEEELEDRRSLPPSNSPSYAATVALPSTPPSSTTLTGYSDGGAKKGDVIPQHEFTKGPVYLDDENEFPPVSNQSN; encoded by the exons GTCTCTATCAGTGGGCACTAAGTCAGGCTACAGACTCTTCTCTGTCACCTCGGTGGACAAGATGGACTGCATCCATGAAGGAG CGGAGTGTCCAGACGTGTACATCGTGGAGCGGTTGTTCTCCAGCAGTCTGGTGGTGGTGGTCAGTCTCTCCATGCCCCGACGTATGAACGTCTACCACTTCAAGAGGGGAACAGAGATCTGCAACTATAGCTACTCCAACAACATCCTCTCAGTCAGGCTCAACAGACAG AGGCTGGTAGTGTGTCTGGAGGAGTCAGTCTACATCCACAACATCAAAGACATGAAGCTGCTCAAGACGCTGCTCAACATACCACACAACCCCTCAG GTCTCTGTGCCCTCTCTGTGAGCCATGGTAACTCCTACCTGGCGTACCCTGGCAGTCAGACCATCGGGGAGATCATGGTTTATGACGCCAACAACCTG AGCACGGTGACGATGATCCCAGCCCATGACAGTCCCCTTGCAGCTCTCACATTCAACGCGTCAGGAACCAAACTGGCCAGCGCCTCCGAGAGG gGTACAGTGATCCGAGTGTTCACCATCCCAGAGGGACAAAGACTGTTTGAGTTCCGCAGAGGGATGAAGAG GTACGTGAGTATCAGCTCGTTGTCCTTTAGTTCAGACGCCCAGTTCCTCTGTGCCTCCAGCAACACCGAAACGGTCCATATCTTCAAACTGGAACATCACAGCCCCAG TCGAGAGGGGGAATGTCCTACGTGGGGTGCATACGTGGGAAAGATGTTCACAGCAGCCAGCACCTACCTTCCCTCCCAGGTCTCTGACATAATGCACCAGGACCGGGCCTTCGCCACTGTACGACTTAACATGTTCGGACTCAAGAACATCTGCGCCTTGGCCAC GGTTCAGAAGCTGCCTCGTCTGCTGGTGGCGTCATCAGATGGacatatctacatctataacatcGACACACAGGAGCgaggagagtgtgtgttggtCAGGAAACATAG ACTATTTGAAGGAGATAAGGAGCCACAGGAAGAacaacaggaagaggaggagcttGAGGATAGAAGGTCCCTCCCACCGTCAAACAGCCCATCATACGCTGCCACTGTGGCTCTCCCCTCGACCCCACCCTCTTCTACCACTCTCACAG GCTACTCAGATGGAGGGGCTAAGAAAGGTGATGTGATCCCTCAACATGAGTTTACCAAGGGACCCGTCTATCTGGATGACGAGAACGAGTTTCCTCCAGTCAGCAACCAGAGCAACTGA